The stretch of DNA GGTGTGTGGGTTCCAGCGGACGATACTGGTGTTCCTGATCGCCATGATGGTAAGCGCCGCGATTGTGGTGCTCTACCGTCCGCTGCGCACGATTCCCCGTGCCGATGCGTGGGACAGCGTCGAGCTGCAATAACCCTCCTTTCGAATGTCTGATTCTGGTGAATCGGACACACTGGATGGGAGAGGGAGATAGCACAAAGCCGGTTTGTGTCGCTCCGAGTACTCAACTCAAAGCGACACGAACCGGCTCAGTAAACCAAATCAGGATTCAGCGGATCACAGCACGCCCTGGGCGACCATGGCGTTGGCGACCTTCACGAAGCCGGCTGCGTTGGCGCCGAGCATCAGATCACCCTCGTGGCCGTATTCCTTGGCGGCTTCCAGGGAGTTGGCGACGATGTTCTCCATGATGGACTTGAGCTTGCCGTCAACCTCTTCAAAAGTCCAGGAAAGGCGGTAGGAGTTCTGGCTCATCTCAAGGCCGGAAACTGCCACACCACCCGCGTTCGCGGCCTTAGCGGGGCCGTAGAGCACGTTGTTGGACTGGTAGACGACGATTGCCTCCGGAGTGGATGGCATGTTGGCACCTTCGCACACTACGGTGCAGCCGTTGGCGACGAGAGCCTTGGCGGACTCCTCGTCGATCTCGTTCTGAGTGGCACACGGCAGGGCGATGTCGCACGGAACCGTCCACACGCCCTTGCAGCCCTCGTGGTACTCGGAGCCCGGCACGCGCTCCGCATATTCCTTGATGCGGCCGCGATGGCCCAGCTTGATGTCCTTGACCACGTCAAGCTGAATGCCGTTCGGATCGTAGATGTAGCCGTTGGAATCGGAGGCGGTCACGACCTTCGCGCCGAGGGCCTGAGCCTTCTCAGTGGCGAAGATGGCCACGTTGCCGGAGCCGGAAATGACCACGGTCTTGCCTTCGAAGGAGTCATTGCGCAGCACGCGCATTGCCTCGGCGGTGTAGTAGCACAGGCCGTAACCGGTGGCCTCGGTGCGAGCCAGGGAACCGCCGAATTCGAGGCCCTTGCCGGTCAGCACGCCGGAATACTCGTCACGAATGCGCTTGTACTGGCCGAACAGGTAGCCGATCTCGCGGCCTCCCACGTTGATGTCGCCGGCCGGAACGTCCGTGAACTGGCCGATATGACGGCACAGTTCCGTCATGAAGGCCTGGCAGAAACGCATGACTTCGGCGTCGGACTTGCCCTTCGGGTCGAAGTCGGAGCCGCCTTTGCCGCCGCCCATCGGCAGGCTGGTCAGGGAGTTCTTCAGAATCTGCTCGAAGCCGAGGAACTTGATGACGCCCTCGTTCACACTCGGGTGGAAGCGCAGACCGCCCTTGTATGGTCCGATCGCGGAGTTGAACTGGATACGGTAACCGCGGTTGACCTGCACCTTGCCCTCATCGTCGGTCCATGCGACGCGGAACTTCACCACGCGTTCCGGCTCGACGATGCGTTCGAGCACGCCCGCCTTCTCATATTCCGGATGCTTCGCGACCACCGGTTCAAGGCTTTCGAAAACCTCGCGAACGGCCTGCAGGAACTCCGGCTGGTCGCCGTCGCGCTTTTCCACCTGCGCGTACACGCGCTTGACGTACTCATCAGTGAGCATATTCTTCCCCTTCGGGATAGTTGGTTATCAATAGACGGTCTCATTCTATGTGTACGAATATGGACGGCACAAGACCTTGTTCAGGATTTGGAGACGCTTTTTGCGAGTGCTGGTTCCGAACCTGCTTCTTTTTACGGGATTGCCATGCCTTGTGTTGACTATAGGATGGAAATGCGGAAACGCGTGGGAGAGAGTACGTTCGCAACAGCATCTCACAGTCTCACATAATGGGAGAATCATCATGATTGAAGGATTCAAGAAATTCATTGCACGCGGCAACATGATCGATATGGCGGTCGGTGTCGTCATGGGCGGTGCCGTCACCACGGTTGTTAATTCGATCGTCAACAATGTGATTAATCCGTTCATTGCCATGATTTTCGGCAAACCGAATATGGATGGTCTGCTGGCAATCACATTCAATAATGCGACGGTTTCGTTCGGCGCGGTACTTGGTGCGATATTGAATTTCCTGATTATCGCGGCGGCCGTGTATTTCTGCATTCTCGTGCCGATCAACAAATTCCGTGACATGACCGAGGCGTTGCTCGCCAAAACCAAGCTTGCGGAAGAACAGCGCAAAGCCGAGGAGAAAGCTGCCGAAGAGCCGGAAATCTCTACCGAAGAGCAGACAATCCTGCTATTGCAGCAAATCCGCGACGAACTTGCCAAGCAGAATGCACAGAACGCCTAAGCGAGAGACGTCCATTCCGGGTACCTCGCTGGGTACCTATTTCGTGTACATTCGTATACTTTTCCGTACATTTTGCGCCGTATGCCTTGAAATCGTTGGAATTCCGCCGTTTTCGCATGAAAAAAGGGTTTCCGGAAATCATCGGAAACCCTGATTGTGGAGCTAAGGGGATTCGAACCCCTGACCCTCTCCATGCCATGGAGATGCGCTACCAGCTGCGCCATAGCCCCGTGGAGCTAGCCGGGTTCGAACCGGCGACCCTCTGCTTGCAAAGCAGATGCGCTACCAGCTGCGCTATAGCCCCATAGTTGAAAAAAAGCGGCCACGCCGCTCTTAATCACTGTGGGCCCGGGAGGACTTGAACCTCCGACCTCATCCTTATCAGGGATGCGCTCTAACCACCTGAGCTACGGGCCCGTTCCTGCTGCACTGTTAAGCACAACGAGTTGAAATAATACGTGATAATCAGCGAAAGTCAAAATCCGGTGCGTCTTCGGCGTGTCGTGACATAATGCAGACATGCCGAACAATCATCGTAACCAGCGTAACAACAGTGGGAGAGCCAGTAGGGGAGCGCGCAATCGTAATCGCACGCTATCCGAAGAAACCACGCAAATCGCTGGAATGACGGTGACCATCGTGCGTAAAGCCATCAAAAACATGTACCTGCGCATCAAACCGCCGAACGCGCAAATCGTCATCTCCGCACCTTCTCGCATGTCGCAAGCGGCAATCGCACGATTCGTGACGGAACGCAAACCATGGATCGAACGCGCGCGACGCACCATGCTGCAAGCCAAGGATGAACAGATCCGTCAAAGCGATTTCAATGGTTTGGACGGTGTGAATGGTTCGAATGGTCCGGAAAATCTGAATGGTCTGAAAAATTCAGGCGGCGTGGACGATCGAAACAATCCAGACGATCCCAATTGCTTGAATAATCCGCGCGCTTTCGTGTGGGATGACGCAATGAAGGAACGGGCCGTACGGGCCATCAACGCGCAACTGCCGGCGCTGCTTGCGAAATGGTCGCCAATCATCGAGCGGAAGCCGACGCACATCACGTTACGCATCATGACGTCGCGATGGGGGTCATGCACGCCGAAAACCGGCCGCATCCGACTCAACCTGCAGCTCGGTCTCATGGACCCCAGATTCCTGGAATACGTGCTTGTTCACGAAATGACGCACCTGTGGGAAAACGGGCACGGAGAGAGCTTTCAGCGGCGTATGAGCGCATATTTGCCGCAATGGAGGCAATTGCGAC from Bifidobacterium catenulatum PV20-2 encodes:
- the gdhA gene encoding NADP-specific glutamate dehydrogenase; this translates as MLTDEYVKRVYAQVEKRDGDQPEFLQAVREVFESLEPVVAKHPEYEKAGVLERIVEPERVVKFRVAWTDDEGKVQVNRGYRIQFNSAIGPYKGGLRFHPSVNEGVIKFLGFEQILKNSLTSLPMGGGKGGSDFDPKGKSDAEVMRFCQAFMTELCRHIGQFTDVPAGDINVGGREIGYLFGQYKRIRDEYSGVLTGKGLEFGGSLARTEATGYGLCYYTAEAMRVLRNDSFEGKTVVISGSGNVAIFATEKAQALGAKVVTASDSNGYIYDPNGIQLDVVKDIKLGHRGRIKEYAERVPGSEYHEGCKGVWTVPCDIALPCATQNEIDEESAKALVANGCTVVCEGANMPSTPEAIVVYQSNNVLYGPAKAANAGGVAVSGLEMSQNSYRLSWTFEEVDGKLKSIMENIVANSLEAAKEYGHEGDLMLGANAAGFVKVANAMVAQGVL
- a CDS encoding MscL family protein is translated as MIEGFKKFIARGNMIDMAVGVVMGGAVTTVVNSIVNNVINPFIAMIFGKPNMDGLLAITFNNATVSFGAVLGAILNFLIIAAAVYFCILVPINKFRDMTEALLAKTKLAEEQRKAEEKAAEEPEISTEEQTILLLQQIRDELAKQNAQNA
- a CDS encoding M48 family metallopeptidase, whose amino-acid sequence is MTVTIVRKAIKNMYLRIKPPNAQIVISAPSRMSQAAIARFVTERKPWIERARRTMLQAKDEQIRQSDFNGLDGVNGSNGPENLNGLKNSGGVDDRNNPDDPNCLNNPRAFVWDDAMKERAVRAINAQLPALLAKWSPIIERKPTHITLRIMTSRWGSCTPKTGRIRLNLQLGLMDPRFLEYVLVHEMTHLWENGHGESFQRRMSAYLPQWRQLRRELNHHVVL